tttatgaaacatattcagagtATAAACTGAGACACggctccagcagcagagaaaccacAAACACTTCCAGCTTTTCCaggatctttatttattttgtgaaaatgcgtttacacaggtaagtggacTCTGAACTCAGGGCTTCAGTTTCAACTCTCTTTACAGGATTAGAACGTGTTTTTCTCGTGGTAAAAGCCGTTCGCACACTTCATCTGTTATTCAGCTTATTCTTTCTCATGGAAAAATATAAAGCACTGTTAATATTCCTTTTGTGTGTATCCAGTTTAAATAGCCGTGTCTGTAGAGAGGTAAGTGTGATGTGCCCTGGGACATTTGATCCTTTACAACAGGATGTCAGGTTGGAAAACAGCCCGAGGACATTTTTTCAGGAGATAAACGGATCTGCTGGGTTTTACTTTTACTCCGAGGGCAATATTGCACTCTTTTTGCATACTTTTATCAGAGTATGTTGTAAAGAAATTGAAATTATATAGGAAAATGTTCCTTTTTACTGCGTTAGATACTCCATAGTTTTTCTAGATTCatatttaacataaaaacatgCATTAATCCCTTGTTTTCGATATTTGTGTGCTCAGTGTTAAGTCATGCAAGACTTTTTAACTTTCTGTAcattgttgttgctgcttttacataagttttttaattttacacAATGTGCTAATAATTGTAATTGTATTTTTCAGGTCAGAGCATTTGTTGGGGGCTGCTCTGTTTGTTCTGCTGGCTGTCCGTCAACAATGTGTTTCAGCCGACCCTAACATTTTGGCCCCACCAGAGGTCACGATGCAAAATGGCACCATGTATGCAGCCTGCAAACTAAGACCCATCAACTCACTGCCGGACGGCGTGCCCAGAGTGTACGGTCATGTGCTGTTCAAACAGGATCACCCGGACGGAAAACTCAATGTCATCTTCCGGCTCAAAGGTTTCCCCACTGATGTCACTCCAGAGCCGCACAGAGCTGTGCACATCCACCAGTACGGTGACCTGGGCCAGGAATGTAAAGCCGCCGGTGGCCACTACAATCCGAGAGATGAGCATCATCCAAACCACCCGGGGGACTTTGGGAACTTTCAACCCCAGGGAGGAAAAATCCACATGTTAATGGAAATGGAGGCTACGCTGTTCGGAGGGCTGTCCGTGATTGGAAGAGCCGTGGTGGTGCACGAAAAGATGGATGACTTGGGCCTCGGTGGAGACGAGGGCAGCCTGCTGAATGGAAACGCAGGTCGGAGGATTGGTTGTTGTGTTATTGGGATTTACCCAGCCACTCTGTGGAATATGTATCACGAGCAGCTTCAAAACAATCTGCTGAGGGGGAATTAGTGCCGCAGTCACGGTACATAGTGTaaatcatttcacagattttgcCTTTGTGTTGTATTCTGTGTCTGATTATCAAATGTACTGAAAACGACAATATTCTTATGTCAATGCCATACAATTTTGGTTGGAACAACACTTTTGATggattgaaaataaataagatagagaaattcatggttcccagaggatgtataattatttggtttgtttattgACTTTTCTCAGTTAGATTCCTTTTATAAAACCTCACATAAGAGGCTGTTTTACATACTGTTACATACTGGGCCTATACTTCCTGGATGTCATGTGACACAATCCCCTACATTTGCATAATACAACCCTTGTGGTTAGTCTCACCCCCCGAAAAGAGCCAGataaagagaggaggatgacATTTCCTGTTACACTGGAGgctgttgaccaatcacaatgGAGTGGACCAGCTGGTTAGTCATGCAATGGACACTGAGGAAAGTGATTCGTTTTCTGACTAAACCTAAAcattaaaaatgtgaaataatataatatgtctcctttaaactaTATTTACAGAGAACACAATATATCAAATCCTATATTCTATAATATCTCATTTGTATTGcataaaaaactgttttccCAAAAGCAGTAGTttaaaattgtttattttccacaaatatatGATTTAATTGTTCACATTTAACACGTATACGATACACAAAAGCACAGGTGAGACATTAGTGCTGGTAATCTACGTGGCTCCAGTGTGTAACACCAGAATTGTTTCTATTATGTTTGAGTGACTTGAAATAAATGGCCGATGAATCAATAACATCGggctttttttaaaaaaaatcaatggtaAAGAATGGACCGAGGTGGAAACCGACAACTTTCTGATGAAGATCAGCCCATAGCAGGaatgtttgtctttcttcaGGAAACTGAAACATATTACATTCTCCTTCTCTGGTGTTTGAATCCAGACTCTGAGTCTGAAGAGCTGAGCTGATCCACAGTGaggctgacattttttaatcatATGAAGACAATTCTAATTCTCCACGCCTCATCGACAGTCCTTGTTTACTTCTTCACAGATCCTCCACTTTACGCCTCTGACACAGTTTGTTCAGCTTGTGCCAACATTTTTGGGAAAAAATATTTTCCTGTGTCAACACAAGAAGTCCACTGAGAATAAAGGGAGGTCCGGAAAGAACTGGTCTTATACAAGCTGTGTGCAGAAGGACATGACTTAGCTTCCAGAGATCTGACCTCAAAACAAGTTTTTGGATAAAATCCCACATCCTTGCCTAACCTCACTAATTCCCCGGCTAAATCTCTTGAGCCCAGGCTCTTGTGGAAATCTGTCCTGGAAGAGTTCAGCGCATTACAGCAGCATTTTAATGTCCCCAGTCTTGAAAATGAGGCGTTTAAGACTCACATTGGGTCGTTCACATTCTGTTGGTCATGTAGTATAATTCATCAGGTTCAACGGTTTGAATACATGAAAGCACAAGTAGTATAATCACTTATTTCTTAGGCTTGATTAACATTCTTGGGGATATAATATCAATGGAAGTGTTGTGATAACTGTGTGAACACATTTCTTTTCTACAAACATCTttagaggaaagagagaaacataaagTGATGTAATCAGGACTGTAGACAACCATGAACTTTCATGCATGGGCCACTGACAACACAATCATAGACAGTCTGTTCAGCCTATCAGCTAAATTATCCTTTGTAATCCTCattattaatacaaaataaattaagtaTCATTACATTATAAATGAATCTTCAGTAATTACCGTTGTTACATTTTCTCCTGATGCTGTGCAATCTGTAAGCGGCTCCTGGAAGACGTCAGACTTCCTGACCGACACAGACCTCAGTCTCATCTGAAAGCTCTGCCTGCTGGTTTGGCTCGGCGACGTCCTGCTGCTTCTCACCAGCGGCCGCGGAGGACGAAGCAACGTCAATGTCTTCCTCTGTGATAACACACTCAGCTTCGACAGTTTCAGCTTCATCCGACTCTCCTCCGCCTGTCGGGTCGGAGTCGGGTAAATTCAGTTGTGTGTCGTGGTCTGACGGACGAGGTGCGTTCACCTCCGTCACAGAGGGAAGGGGATCGCTCAGTAAATCCTCTTCCTGTGTTAAAGCAGCTAAATCCACAGCGATCTGTGTGTCATTGTTTGGATTTTCCATCTGAGGGCTGGCCGGCTCTTCATCATCCGACTGGTGCGAAGGCTTCTGTGGGGACGTCTCCTCGCTGGACGGCAGCAGCGGTGCCTCTTCATGAAAATCAGATGCTTCGGGTATTTCACTTTCTTGGACTTGAACTTCTGGGGAGATCTGCTGCATGGCAGGTTTGTCTTCGGGTCCTTTATCAGCTGTGAGTGTGGACAGAAGAAGAACATTCAGGAAATAAAGTTTTAGTACAGATGGATAAAGATTGTGTGAAGGCCCCTCTCTGAGGAGGTCTCTCGCTGCCGGGGCCTGATGGGAGTTTGGTGCTCAGGAAGATTCACCTCACCTGATCTGACACTTCATAAACTATAAACATCTACAAACGTCTATAAatctatattttcatttttatttctttaaatgacCTTATTCTTAGTAAAAACTCATGTGTGGTCTTCCCTCAGTTGTCCAGCCTTGATCTGGCCTGTGAACTGTCTACTCACCTTCCTGTGCAGGAGACTGTGGTGACTCTGTCGGCTGAGGGTTCATGATGACGGCCTCTTTTCCTCCTGTCAGTACAATGTATGACACTGAGTTAGCTCCTGTATGACAGTTCTCAAACATGTTGTCATCTGTATACGAATATCTGATGCGGTTCAATTGGATGTAGAGGAGTAAATTGAATGCAACACAGATGAGACGTGAGGGAcgataaagatgaagatttaaGAGGTTGAAAGTTAATAGAAGAACATACCACCAAAAATTCCCAGAGACACATTATAAGTCAGGCCTTCAGGAAGCCAGAAGCAGAAGGCCAAAGAAAATGATAACAC
This is a stretch of genomic DNA from Pleuronectes platessa chromosome 3, fPlePla1.1, whole genome shotgun sequence. It encodes these proteins:
- the LOC128434076 gene encoding extracellular superoxide dismutase [Cu-Zn] isoform X1 — encoded protein: MRLHRSEHLLGAALFVLLAVRQQCVSADPNILAPPEVTMQNGTMYAACKLRPINSLPDGVPRVYGHVLFKQDHPDGKLNVIFRLKGFPTDVTPEPHRAVHIHQYGDLGQECKAAGGHYNPRDEHHPNHPGDFGNFQPQGGKIHMLMEMEATLFGGLSVIGRAVVVHEKMDDLGLGGDEGSLLNGNAGRRIGCCVIGIYPATLWNMYHEQLQNNLLRGN
- the LOC128434076 gene encoding extracellular superoxide dismutase [Cu-Zn] isoform X2, giving the protein MSEHLLGAALFVLLAVRQQCVSADPNILAPPEVTMQNGTMYAACKLRPINSLPDGVPRVYGHVLFKQDHPDGKLNVIFRLKGFPTDVTPEPHRAVHIHQYGDLGQECKAAGGHYNPRDEHHPNHPGDFGNFQPQGGKIHMLMEMEATLFGGLSVIGRAVVVHEKMDDLGLGGDEGSLLNGNAGRRIGCCVIGIYPATLWNMYHEQLQNNLLRGN
- the LOC128434076 gene encoding extracellular superoxide dismutase [Cu-Zn] isoform X3 — translated: MQNGTMYAACKLRPINSLPDGVPRVYGHVLFKQDHPDGKLNVIFRLKGFPTDVTPEPHRAVHIHQYGDLGQECKAAGGHYNPRDEHHPNHPGDFGNFQPQGGKIHMLMEMEATLFGGLSVIGRAVVVHEKMDDLGLGGDEGSLLNGNAGRRIGCCVIGIYPATLWNMYHEQLQNNLLRGN